A stretch of the Dehalococcoidales bacterium genome encodes the following:
- a CDS encoding DEAD/DEAH box helicase, giving the protein MSMNLEEFLAYLVSTSSYQNQVSHIEHIVSRPSAFGELEKPLPENLQKTLEELHMWPLYTHQAEAIDISRRGENVIISTPSASGKSLAYNIPVLEALQTQPLARALYLFPTKALARDQLRSLNIIFNSLKEENPAVAAYDGDTPYELRNEVRNKARLIITNPDMLHIGMLPRHGDWARFFTNLKYVILDEAHVYRGVFGSNVALVLRRLRRLCRYYGAKPVFIFCSATIANPCEHAEALTGLPFQVVDNDGSPAGERDFVFWNPPLEDPAKGARKSSNSETSALFAELVSHNIRSLVFTRSRRLTELIYTYTRDRLKQLSPVHAERIQPYRAGYMPEVRRQVEAGLSTGKLMGVVATNALELGIDIGHLDVTVISGYPGTISSTWQQAGRSGRSGRKALTIMVGRDDPLDQYLMNHPEAFFKARYENALINPENPYLLGSHLLCAAWEHPLSKTDAEIFGKAFGEAISELETNGALRARKGYWYADTGVAFPARGVDIRSSFGPSISIVDTSSGSLIDSVERSTALFQAHPGAVYLNQGESYLITELDLQGSTAKAQPVDAAYYTVADDLTTLRIIKVLKSKQLGNVEVCLGRVEVTTSVIAYKRKEQYSEKMIDKLPLDLPDDIFTTVGLWFDVNRDITSALQKEGLDLEGGLHATEHASIGILPLFAMCDRNDIGGVSTALHMDTGKPQVFIYDAHPGGIGIAEKGYEIIMELWAATLKVIKTCKCEEGCPSCIQSPKCGNNNEPLDKKAAERILSMLLY; this is encoded by the coding sequence ATGAGTATGAATTTGGAAGAGTTTTTGGCTTATCTTGTTTCAACGTCATCGTACCAAAATCAGGTCAGCCATATCGAACATATCGTTAGCCGTCCTTCCGCATTTGGTGAGCTTGAAAAGCCACTTCCAGAGAATCTTCAAAAAACACTGGAAGAATTGCATATGTGGCCGCTTTATACCCATCAGGCGGAAGCAATAGATATATCCCGCCGGGGTGAAAATGTTATTATCTCTACCCCCAGCGCCAGTGGTAAAAGTCTTGCCTATAACATCCCGGTTCTGGAAGCGCTGCAAACGCAGCCTCTTGCCAGAGCACTGTATCTTTTCCCCACCAAAGCGCTTGCCAGGGACCAGCTCCGTTCTTTGAATATAATTTTTAATTCACTCAAAGAAGAAAACCCTGCTGTTGCCGCTTATGATGGAGATACCCCCTATGAACTTCGCAACGAGGTGCGCAATAAAGCCAGGCTTATTATAACCAACCCCGATATGCTTCATATTGGTATGCTTCCCCGCCATGGGGACTGGGCACGCTTTTTTACTAATTTGAAGTACGTAATACTGGACGAAGCTCACGTATATCGGGGAGTTTTCGGTTCTAATGTTGCGCTGGTTTTACGGCGCTTGAGAAGACTTTGCCGTTATTACGGCGCAAAGCCGGTTTTTATATTTTGCTCAGCTACTATTGCCAATCCGTGTGAACACGCAGAGGCGCTCACCGGGTTGCCTTTCCAAGTAGTTGATAATGATGGCTCTCCAGCTGGAGAAAGAGACTTTGTATTCTGGAATCCCCCTCTGGAAGATCCAGCTAAAGGAGCGCGCAAGAGCTCAAACAGTGAAACATCTGCGCTTTTTGCCGAATTGGTTAGCCATAATATACGGTCGCTGGTATTTACCCGTTCCCGCCGGCTAACAGAGCTAATATATACCTATACCAGAGATCGCCTTAAACAGCTAAGCCCGGTGCACGCGGAACGTATTCAGCCTTACCGTGCTGGTTATATGCCAGAAGTGCGCCGCCAGGTTGAAGCTGGCCTGTCTACAGGCAAACTCATGGGAGTTGTGGCTACCAATGCTTTAGAACTAGGTATAGACATAGGGCATCTGGATGTAACCGTTATATCCGGGTACCCCGGCACCATATCCAGTACCTGGCAGCAGGCCGGCCGCAGCGGAAGGAGCGGGCGCAAGGCATTGACGATTATGGTTGGCCGGGATGACCCTCTTGATCAATACCTGATGAATCATCCAGAAGCTTTTTTTAAAGCTCGCTACGAAAATGCCCTCATCAACCCAGAAAATCCCTACTTGTTGGGCAGCCATCTTTTATGTGCAGCCTGGGAACACCCATTATCAAAAACAGATGCAGAAATCTTTGGTAAAGCATTTGGCGAAGCAATAAGTGAGCTGGAAACTAATGGCGCTTTAAGAGCAAGAAAAGGTTACTGGTATGCTGATACCGGCGTGGCTTTCCCGGCCAGAGGAGTTGATATCCGCTCTTCTTTTGGGCCATCAATAAGTATTGTTGATACCTCGAGTGGTTCCCTGATAGATAGCGTTGAGCGAAGCACCGCTCTATTTCAGGCTCATCCGGGAGCAGTGTATCTTAACCAGGGTGAAAGCTACCTGATAACCGAGCTGGATCTTCAAGGCTCAACAGCAAAAGCTCAACCGGTCGATGCTGCCTATTACACGGTTGCTGATGATCTTACCACTTTGCGGATTATAAAAGTGCTAAAAAGCAAACAATTGGGAAATGTTGAGGTTTGTCTAGGAAGAGTAGAAGTGACCACTTCAGTAATTGCATACAAGCGTAAAGAACAGTATTCAGAAAAGATGATAGATAAGCTGCCGCTGGATTTGCCAGACGATATTTTTACAACCGTCGGGCTGTGGTTTGATGTTAATCGTGATATAACCAGCGCGTTGCAAAAGGAAGGGCTGGATCTGGAAGGGGGATTGCATGCCACTGAACATGCTTCCATAGGTATTCTGCCCCTGTTTGCGATGTGTGACCGTAATGATATCGGCGGGGTATCTACTGCACTGCATATGGATACCGGAAAACCTCAGGTTTTTATCTATGATGCTCACCCCGGAGGTATCGGAATAGCTGAAAAAGGTTACGAAATAATCATGGAGTTGTGGGCAGCTACACTCAAGGTGATTAAAACCTGCAAATGTGAAGAGGGTTGCCCGAGTTGTATACAATCTCCCAAGTGCGGTAACAATAATGAGCCACTGGATAAAAAGGCAGCGGAGAGAATCTTGAGTATGCTGCTTTATTAA
- a CDS encoding glycerol-3-phosphate acyltransferase, which produces MNEILASILAVIAAYFIGSLPSAYIAGRLVKGVDIRTIGSHNMGAMNTFYSLGFIPGVMVLAADILKGAAAVAMARFLCQLATGNETIVIVEMIAGLFVVIGHNYPIWLKFKGGKGGATLIGVIIFLMPWCLPIGFGTFLVILAITRFPTLSYGLAMISFPFVAWLIYDRVDYIIYSAVMLLIPYLSYIPRIVEMKSKGGSWSRVIKRKNLKDRL; this is translated from the coding sequence ATGAACGAGATACTGGCTTCTATATTGGCGGTAATAGCTGCCTATTTTATTGGCTCCTTGCCATCTGCCTATATTGCCGGGAGGCTGGTCAAGGGCGTAGACATACGTACCATCGGCAGCCACAACATGGGTGCCATGAATACTTTTTACAGCCTGGGGTTTATCCCCGGTGTCATGGTACTTGCGGCTGATATTCTAAAAGGTGCCGCAGCAGTAGCCATGGCTCGCTTTTTATGTCAACTTGCCACCGGTAATGAAACCATAGTAATTGTAGAAATGATTGCCGGTTTGTTTGTGGTTATCGGGCATAATTATCCGATATGGCTCAAGTTCAAGGGAGGCAAGGGCGGCGCAACGCTGATTGGTGTTATTATTTTTCTGATGCCATGGTGTCTGCCAATCGGCTTCGGGACATTTTTGGTTATACTTGCTATTACCCGCTTTCCCACACTGAGTTACGGGCTTGCGATGATAAGCTTTCCTTTTGTAGCCTGGCTGATTTACGACCGGGTTGATTACATTATTTATTCCGCTGTTATGCTGCTGATACCGTATCTGAGCTATATTCCACGAATTGTAGAGATGAAGTCTAAAGGCGGCAGCTGGTCAAGGGTAATCAAGCGGAAAAACCTTAAAGACCGTCTATAA
- the recJ gene encoding single-stranded-DNA-specific exonuclease RecJ, whose amino-acid sequence MPQLHWKLKPVAPAGFMAGENGFSPIVKQIFFNRGLEDSRSIAAFIEGGEALSHDPYLMPDIRQAISRIYQALLSGEKMAVYGDFDADGITGTVLLVQAIQKLGGAVHPYIPHRLNEGHGINRTALNELHDLGVTLIITTDCGISAIAETRQAKRKGIDIIITDHHNPQDEIPAAVAAVNPKRLDSEYPFRELSGVGVSYKFVQALYDSIGKSEEVADFLDLVALGTIADMMPLVGENRYLVKKGLEKINSNPRLGIRMMMEFAGLSQGKITAEDVSWALAPRLNAAGRLEHALGGYNLLVTEDWKEAHRLAAKLEEQNLERQKMTVKACSHAKAQILAEEPGSLLVAHADEYPAGIIGLVAGRISNEFYRPTIVVKTGQKVSQGSCRSIVEFDIISAINSLSGLLSRYGGHPQAAGFSLKTSNLCLFLHEMDLIAREKLEGLDLKPSLEIDAEVGLNEIGGKAYQAISKLAPFGKGNPVPILASRGVEVIKCRQMGSTGKHLRLQVRHCGAVWDAVAFGQGDNFEDIKSRMDIAFNLEQDEWMGETRLRLKLLDMKT is encoded by the coding sequence TTGCCCCAACTACACTGGAAATTAAAGCCTGTTGCTCCCGCCGGTTTCATGGCTGGAGAAAACGGTTTTTCTCCTATCGTTAAACAAATTTTCTTCAACCGTGGTTTGGAAGATTCCCGTTCTATTGCCGCTTTTATAGAAGGCGGAGAAGCACTTTCCCATGATCCGTATCTTATGCCCGATATCCGCCAGGCTATCAGCCGAATATACCAAGCATTACTCTCTGGCGAAAAAATGGCGGTTTACGGGGATTTCGATGCTGACGGTATCACCGGCACCGTGCTGCTTGTTCAGGCGATACAAAAGCTGGGTGGCGCTGTACACCCTTATATTCCCCATCGTTTAAATGAAGGGCATGGCATTAATCGCACAGCACTTAACGAACTGCACGATTTGGGTGTAACTCTGATCATCACTACCGATTGCGGCATCAGCGCCATTGCGGAAACCCGGCAAGCTAAACGCAAGGGTATAGATATCATAATTACTGACCATCATAATCCCCAGGATGAAATACCAGCCGCCGTTGCCGCAGTTAATCCCAAACGGCTTGATTCTGAATACCCTTTCCGGGAACTCTCCGGCGTTGGAGTTAGCTATAAATTTGTCCAGGCACTTTATGACAGTATCGGCAAATCTGAAGAAGTTGCTGATTTTCTTGATCTGGTTGCACTGGGCACAATAGCCGATATGATGCCACTTGTTGGTGAAAACCGCTACCTAGTAAAAAAAGGGCTGGAAAAAATAAATTCTAATCCGCGCCTCGGGATACGAATGATGATGGAATTTGCCGGCCTCTCTCAGGGCAAGATCACTGCAGAAGATGTATCATGGGCGCTCGCGCCAAGATTGAACGCTGCTGGAAGGCTCGAACACGCTCTGGGCGGTTATAACCTGCTGGTAACGGAAGACTGGAAAGAAGCCCACCGCCTGGCAGCCAAACTGGAAGAACAGAATCTCGAACGCCAGAAGATGACGGTGAAAGCCTGTTCGCATGCCAAGGCACAGATTCTTGCAGAAGAACCGGGCAGCCTATTGGTTGCTCATGCTGATGAATACCCGGCTGGAATAATCGGATTGGTAGCCGGCAGAATTTCTAATGAATTTTACCGCCCGACGATTGTAGTGAAAACCGGCCAAAAGGTATCCCAGGGCAGTTGCCGTTCCATTGTCGAGTTTGATATTATCAGTGCTATAAACAGCCTTTCCGGTTTATTAAGCCGTTACGGAGGCCACCCCCAGGCAGCTGGCTTCAGCCTTAAAACCAGCAATCTTTGTCTGTTCCTGCATGAAATGGATCTTATTGCCAGAGAAAAGCTGGAGGGGCTTGATTTAAAGCCGTCTCTTGAGATCGATGCCGAGGTTGGGCTCAACGAAATTGGCGGCAAGGCTTACCAGGCAATCTCCAAATTAGCGCCTTTCGGCAAGGGGAATCCAGTACCGATACTTGCTAGCCGGGGGGTAGAAGTGATTAAATGCCGCCAGATGGGCAGCACCGGAAAGCATCTTCGCCTTCAGGTAAGGCATTGCGGGGCGGTATGGGACGCGGTTGCATTCGGGCAGGGTGATAACTTCGAAGATATTAAAAGTCGTATGGATATAGCCTTCAATCTGGAGCAGGATGAGTGGATGGGGGAAACCAGACTCAGGCTTAAACTGCTGGATATGAAAACCTAG